In Kitasatospora sp. NBC_00240, the following are encoded in one genomic region:
- a CDS encoding HNH endonuclease family protein — MPEIRSFRRALTAAVGALLLAVTTLLVGAGSAQAALPTPVSGATARSYLASLTVAAEAHADTYDRALFPHWITISGTCNTRETVLKRDGSNVVTDSACASVSGNWTSAYDNVTTTSASSFDIDHLIPLAEAWRSGAWAWTTAQRQALANDLTRPQLIAVSASSNRSKGDQDPAHWLPQTSYRCVYSRAWVQVKYYYGLTVDSAEKTALTSLLSGCA; from the coding sequence ATGCCCGAGATACGCTCGTTCCGCCGTGCCCTGACCGCCGCCGTCGGCGCCCTGCTGCTCGCCGTCACCACCCTGCTGGTCGGCGCGGGCAGCGCCCAGGCCGCCCTCCCCACCCCGGTCTCCGGTGCCACCGCCCGCAGCTACCTGGCCTCGCTCACCGTCGCCGCCGAGGCCCACGCCGACACCTACGACCGGGCGCTGTTCCCGCACTGGATCACCATCTCCGGCACCTGCAATACCCGTGAGACCGTCCTCAAGCGGGACGGCAGCAACGTGGTCACCGACTCCGCCTGTGCCTCCGTCAGCGGCAACTGGACCTCCGCCTACGACAACGTGACCACCACCAGCGCGTCCAGCTTCGACATCGACCACCTGATCCCGCTGGCCGAGGCCTGGCGCTCGGGCGCCTGGGCCTGGACCACCGCCCAGCGCCAGGCCCTCGCCAACGACCTGACCCGCCCCCAGCTGATCGCCGTCTCCGCCTCCTCCAACCGCAGCAAGGGCGACCAGGACCCGGCGCACTGGCTGCCGCAGACCTCCTACCGCTGCGTCTACTCCCGGGCCTGGGTCCAGGTGAAGTACTACTACGGCCTGACGGTCGACAGCGCCGAGAAGACCGCCCTCACCTCGCTGCTCAGCGGCTGCGCCTGA
- the efeU gene encoding iron uptake transporter permease EfeU — MFGNYLIGLREGLEASLVVCILIAYLVKTGRKDKLAPVWTGVGAAVGLSMAFGALLQFGSTQLTFEAQEALGGSLSVIAVGLVTWMVFWMRRTARHLKTELHGKLDAAIAMGTFALVTTAFLAVGREGLETALFIWSAVQATNDGWNPLIGAALGLLTSVVLGWLFYRGALKINLAKFFTWTGAMLVVVAAGVLAYGVHDLQEAGWIPGLHSQAFDISSTIPKDSWYGTLLKGVFNFQPDPTVLQLAVWAAYLVPTLAIFLGVFSRLSAKSGAPALAPTPAPAAEGSGKAGSAA, encoded by the coding sequence GTGTTCGGCAACTACCTGATCGGCCTGCGCGAAGGCCTCGAAGCCAGCCTGGTCGTCTGCATCCTGATCGCCTACCTGGTCAAGACCGGCCGCAAGGACAAGCTGGCCCCCGTCTGGACCGGTGTCGGCGCCGCCGTCGGGCTCAGCATGGCGTTCGGGGCGCTCCTGCAGTTCGGCTCCACCCAGCTCACCTTCGAGGCCCAGGAGGCGCTCGGTGGAAGCCTCTCGGTGATCGCCGTCGGCCTGGTCACCTGGATGGTGTTCTGGATGCGCCGCACCGCCCGGCACCTCAAGACGGAGCTGCACGGCAAGCTGGACGCGGCGATCGCGATGGGCACCTTCGCCCTGGTCACCACCGCCTTCCTGGCCGTCGGCCGGGAGGGGCTGGAGACCGCGCTGTTCATCTGGTCGGCCGTCCAGGCCACCAACGACGGCTGGAACCCGCTGATCGGCGCGGCCCTCGGCCTGCTCACCTCGGTGGTGCTCGGCTGGCTGTTCTACCGCGGCGCACTGAAGATCAACCTGGCCAAGTTCTTCACCTGGACGGGCGCCATGCTGGTGGTCGTCGCGGCCGGCGTGCTCGCCTACGGGGTGCACGACCTGCAGGAGGCCGGCTGGATCCCCGGTCTGCACAGCCAGGCCTTCGACATCTCCAGCACCATCCCCAAGGACAGCTGGTACGGCACGCTGCTCAAGGGCGTGTTCAACTTCCAGCCCGACCCGACGGTCCTGCAGCTCGCCGTCTGGGCCGCCTACCTCGTCCCGACCCTGGCGATCTTCCTCGGGGTGTTCAGCCGCCTCTCCGCCAAGTCCGGCGCTCCCGCCCTCGCCCCCACCCCCGCCCCGGCGGCGGAGGGCTCCGGCAAGGCCGGGTCGGCCGCCTGA
- the efeB gene encoding iron uptake transporter deferrochelatase/peroxidase subunit, giving the protein MDAESAQPSEQSTGQQSSGHQPAGAAQGEGVKAAPLSRRAVIGWAGAGVAIGAAGVGSVAAATMDGKGAPASAPVVGAEVPFYGEHQSGIATPVQDRLHFAAFDVSATATRESLVRVLKEWTKAAAAMTGGREVGSGAASGLPQAPPDDTGEALGLPASRLTLTIGFGPSLFEKDGVDRFGLKARRPEALIDLPKFPHDNLDPARSGGDLCVQACADDPQVAVHAIRNLARIGMGVVNVRWSQLGFGKTSSTTPEAQTPRNLMGFKDGTHNIAGTDAAALADHVWAGPGEGPEWMTGGSYLVARRIRMHIETWDRTPLKEQEDIFGRSKGEGAPFGKLKERDAPDLKAMPEDSHVRLAHPDSNDGLMILRRGFSFTDGTDGLGRLEAGLFFLAYQRDTRKAFVPLQQRLAGSDALNEYIQHVGSAHFACPAGVRKPGEWWGQALFG; this is encoded by the coding sequence ATGGACGCCGAGAGCGCGCAGCCGTCGGAGCAGTCGACCGGACAGCAGTCGAGCGGGCATCAGCCCGCCGGAGCAGCACAGGGCGAAGGGGTCAAGGCTGCCCCGCTCAGTCGTCGTGCGGTGATCGGTTGGGCCGGTGCCGGGGTGGCGATCGGTGCGGCGGGTGTGGGTTCGGTGGCGGCGGCCACGATGGACGGGAAGGGTGCTCCGGCGTCGGCTCCGGTCGTGGGTGCGGAGGTCCCTTTCTACGGTGAGCATCAGTCGGGTATCGCGACGCCGGTGCAGGACCGGTTGCATTTTGCGGCGTTCGACGTGTCGGCGACCGCGACCCGTGAGTCGTTGGTGCGGGTGTTGAAGGAGTGGACGAAGGCCGCGGCGGCGATGACGGGTGGTCGTGAGGTGGGGTCGGGTGCGGCGAGTGGTCTGCCGCAGGCGCCGCCGGACGACACGGGTGAGGCGTTGGGTCTGCCGGCGTCGCGGTTGACGTTGACGATCGGGTTCGGTCCGTCGTTGTTCGAGAAGGACGGGGTGGACCGGTTCGGTCTGAAGGCCCGGCGTCCGGAGGCGTTGATCGACCTGCCGAAGTTCCCGCACGACAACCTGGACCCGGCGCGCAGTGGTGGTGATCTGTGTGTGCAGGCGTGTGCGGACGATCCGCAGGTGGCGGTGCACGCGATCCGTAACCTGGCCCGGATCGGGATGGGTGTGGTGAACGTCCGTTGGTCGCAGTTGGGGTTCGGGAAGACGTCGTCGACGACGCCGGAGGCGCAGACGCCGCGGAACCTGATGGGGTTCAAGGACGGGACGCACAACATCGCGGGGACGGACGCGGCGGCGTTGGCGGATCATGTGTGGGCGGGGCCGGGTGAGGGGCCGGAGTGGATGACCGGTGGGTCGTACCTGGTGGCGCGGCGGATCCGGATGCACATCGAGACGTGGGACCGTACTCCGTTGAAGGAGCAGGAGGACATCTTCGGTCGGAGCAAGGGTGAGGGTGCGCCGTTCGGGAAGCTGAAGGAGCGGGACGCGCCGGATCTGAAGGCGATGCCGGAGGATTCGCATGTGCGGTTGGCGCATCCGGACAGCAACGACGGGTTGATGATCCTGCGTCGGGGGTTCTCGTTCACGGACGGTACGGACGGTCTGGGTCGGTTGGAGGCGGGGTTGTTCTTCCTGGCCTACCAGCGGGACACCCGTAAGGCGTTCGTGCCGTTGCAGCAGCGGTTGGCGGGCAGTGACGCGTTGAACGAGTACATCCAGCATGTGGGTTCCGCCCATTTCGCCTGCCCGGCGGGCGTCCGCAAGCCCGGTGAGTGGTGGGGCCAGGCCCTCTTCGGCTGA
- the efeO gene encoding iron uptake system protein EfeO has protein sequence MSARRSTAASLLTLAVAAAVLTGCSQMKDDKSSADAVQVTASDSACEVSRTSFPAGHVSIEVQNKGSKSTEVYVYAAGDKIVTERENIGPGTKATIAAEIKAGEYEVACKPGMVGDGIRQKITVTGDASTAAGATDPRLTTAVDSYRKYAQEQADATIPVVQQFADAVKAGDLAKAKSLFAASRVGWERTEPVAESFGDIDPKTDTREDGLEAGQEWTGWHKLEKSLWADGAITDADKKLADQLVADLKDWQTKVATAEITATSMANGAKELLDEVATGKVTGEEDRYSHTDLSDFAANVEGAKYAYELLKPVAAEKDAELSKTLDGEFAALQTLLAKYKQADATYTSYDKVTETERKAFSDAVNALAEPLSKLAAAVVVK, from the coding sequence ATGTCCGCCCGTCGTTCGACCGCAGCCTCGCTGCTCACCCTCGCCGTCGCGGCGGCCGTGCTGACCGGTTGCTCGCAGATGAAGGACGACAAGTCGTCCGCCGACGCCGTGCAGGTGACCGCCTCGGACAGCGCGTGCGAGGTGTCGCGGACGTCGTTCCCGGCCGGACACGTCAGCATCGAGGTCCAGAACAAGGGCTCGAAGTCCACCGAGGTCTACGTCTACGCCGCGGGCGACAAGATCGTCACCGAGCGCGAGAACATCGGCCCCGGCACCAAGGCGACCATCGCCGCGGAGATCAAGGCCGGCGAGTACGAGGTCGCCTGCAAGCCGGGCATGGTCGGCGACGGCATCCGCCAGAAGATCACCGTCACCGGTGACGCCTCCACCGCGGCCGGCGCGACCGACCCCCGGCTGACCACCGCCGTCGACTCCTACCGCAAGTACGCCCAGGAGCAGGCCGACGCGACGATCCCGGTGGTGCAGCAGTTCGCCGATGCCGTCAAGGCGGGCGACCTGGCGAAGGCCAAGTCGCTGTTCGCGGCCTCGCGGGTGGGCTGGGAGCGTACCGAGCCGGTGGCCGAGAGCTTCGGCGACATCGACCCGAAGACCGACACCCGTGAGGACGGCCTGGAGGCCGGCCAGGAGTGGACCGGCTGGCACAAGCTGGAGAAGTCGCTCTGGGCCGACGGTGCGATCACCGACGCCGACAAGAAGCTCGCCGACCAGCTGGTGGCGGACCTGAAGGACTGGCAGACCAAGGTCGCCACCGCCGAGATCACCGCGACCAGCATGGCGAACGGCGCCAAGGAGCTGCTTGACGAGGTCGCCACGGGGAAGGTGACGGGCGAGGAGGACCGCTACAGCCACACCGACCTGTCCGACTTCGCCGCCAACGTCGAGGGCGCCAAGTACGCCTACGAGCTGTTGAAGCCCGTCGCCGCCGAGAAGGACGCCGAGCTCTCCAAGACCCTGGACGGCGAGTTCGCCGCGCTGCAGACCCTGCTGGCGAAGTACAAGCAGGCCGACGCCACCTACACCTCGTACGACAAGGTCACCGAGACCGAGCGCAAGGCCTTCTCGGACGCCGTCAACGCGCTGGCCGAGCCGCTCTCCAAGCTCGCCGCCGCCGTCGTCGTCAAGTAG